In Chrysemys picta bellii isolate R12L10 chromosome 3, ASM1138683v2, whole genome shotgun sequence, a single genomic region encodes these proteins:
- the LOC135982486 gene encoding uncharacterized protein LOC135982486 — translation MQSSPAVMAVQSGNRKRAPAWTDREVLDLIAVWGDESVLSELRSKRRNAKIYEKISKDMAERGYSRDATQCRVKIKELRQGYQKTKEANGRSGSHPQTSRFYEALHSILGAAATTTPPVTVDSEDGILSTAGSSDMLGDGEDEEGDEEGEAVGSSHNADFPDSQDLFITLTEIPYEASPAITPDTESGEGSATPSATVSQPSLESHSQRLARIRRRKKRTREDMFSELMASSQAQAAQQTQWRENLTRMHQANMDREERWRQEDQQATQTLLGLLREQTDTLRRLVDVLQERRQEDRAPLQSISNRPPPPPSPIPTSPKVQRRRGGRVPANSHSTPAESSSSRRLSFPKI, via the exons atgcagagctctccagcagtgatggccgtgcagtctgggaatagaaagagagccccagcatggactgatcgtgaagtcttggatctcatcgctgtgtggggcgatgagtccgtgctttccgagctgcgatccaaaagaaggaatgcaaagatctacgagaagatctctaaagacatggcagagagaggatacagccgggatgcaacgcagtgccgcgtgaaaatcaaggagctgagacaaggctaccagaagaccaaagaggcaaacggacgctccggatcccatccccagacatcccgtttctacgaggcactgcattccatcctcggtgctgccgccaccactaccccaccagtgaccgtggactctgaggatgggatactgtccacggccggttcctcagacatgttaggggacggggaagatgaggaaggagatgaggagggcgaggcagttggcagctctcacaacgctgatttccccgacagccaggatctcttcatcactcttacagagatcccctacgaagcgtccccagccattaccccggacacagaatctggtgaaggatcagcca ccccgtctgcgactgtctcacaacctagcctggaatcacactcccagaggctagcgcggattaggcgtaggaagaagaggacacgggaggacatgttctctgagcttatggcctcttcccaagcccaggcagcacagcagacccagtggcgggagaacttgacccgaatgcaccaagccaacatggatcgggaggagaggtggcggcaggaagaccagcaggcgactcaaacgctgcttggactactgagggagcaaacggacacgctccggcgccttgtggatgttctgcaggaacggaggcaggaggacagagccccgctgcagtccatctctaaccgccctcccccgccaccaagtcccatacccacctcacccaaagtgcaaagaaggagaggcggcagagtccctgctaactctcactccacccctgcagagagctctagtagcagaaggctctcatttcccaaaatttga